One Nicotiana tomentosiformis chromosome 4, ASM39032v3, whole genome shotgun sequence genomic window carries:
- the LOC104095325 gene encoding dehydrin DHN3-like, with the protein MAEEKKHHFGLFHHKDKEEDKTTYGETPYGGDTEKTTYGENTYGEKTSYGGGDNYGDNKYGEKTDYGESGYVEKTSYGEGGNYGDSGYENKTSDGDSGYENKTGYGDSGYENKSGYGDSGYENKSGYGDSGYENKTSYGESGYENKSGYGDVPSETTYGEKTNYGEGDTYGKGAAYSSETTNFEETTDEGKTGEDYEKEKKHHKHLEHVGELGAAAAGAFALHEKHKAKKDPEHAHKHKIEEEIAAAAAVGSGGFAFHEHHEKKEAKEEEEEAEGKKKHHFF; encoded by the exons ATGGCTGAAGAGAAGAAGCACCACTTCGGTCTCTTCCACCACAAGGACAAGGAGGAAGACAAAACTACCTATGGAGAAACTCCATATGGTGGTGATACTGAAAAAACTACCTACGGAGAGAATACATATGGTGAGAAAACTAGTTATGGTGGGGGAGATAACTATGGGGATAACAAATATGGTGAGAAAACTGACTATGGAGAAAGTGGATATGTAGAGAAAACTAGTTATGGTGAGGGAGGTAACTATGGAGATAGTGGCTATGAAAATAAGACTAGCGATGGAGATAGTGGCTATGAAAATAAGACTGGTTATGGAGATAGTGGCTATGAAAACAAGAGTGGCTATGGAGATAGTGGCTATGAAAACAAGAGTGGCTATGGAGATAGTGGCTATGAAAATAAGACTAGTTATGGAGAGAGTGGCTATGAAAACAAGAGTGGCTATGGAGATGTTCCATCTGAAACTACCTATGGAGAGAAAACTAATTATGGTGAAGGAGATACCTATGGAAAAGGAGCTGCCTACTCATCTGAGACCACTAATTTTGAAGAGACTACTGATGAAGGCAAAACTGGTGAAGATTATGAGAAAGAGAAAAAGCACCACAAACATCTTGAACACGTGGGAGAGCTTGGGGCTGCTGCTGCTGGTGCCTTTGCCTTG CATGAAAAGCACAAGGCAAAGAAAGATCCAGAGCATGCACATAAGCATAAGATAGAAGAAGAAATAGCAGCTGCTGCTGCAGTTGGGTCAGGTGGATTTGCATTTCATGAGCACCATGAAAAGAAGGAAGccaaggaagaagaagaggaagctgAGGGAAAGAAGAAACATCATTTCTTCTAA